In Drosophila innubila isolate TH190305 chromosome 2R unlocalized genomic scaffold, UK_Dinn_1.0 1_C_2R, whole genome shotgun sequence, the following are encoded in one genomic region:
- the LOC117783899 gene encoding SNF-related serine/threonine-protein kinase — MTLETQPVGGGLCDGKIAGLYDLEETLGSGHFAVVKLARHVFTGAKVAVKVVDKTKLDEVSKAHLFQEVRCMKLVQHPNVVRLYEVIDTQTKLYLVLELGDGGDLYDYIMKHDAGLSEELARKYFRQILRAITYCHQLHVVHRDLKPENVVFFEKLGLVKLTDFGFSNKFSPGQKLETFCGSLAYSAPEILLGDSYDAPAVDIWSLGVILYMLVCGQAPFEKANDSETLTMIMDCKYTVPSHVTQECRCLIATMLVRDPKKRATVEEIASSSWLKQIDEPDSVEHSVPLVSREQLSEEDHAFIIQKMINGNIASKEEILQALDKNKYNHITATYFLLAEIRLRRRREEEQKLKFNEAGLKMGDLNRRVPADKPSPTENPKVVVPISINVTPAAQFGNDNAKPDKRTRKCSIVREEEEEESANESCDVGNELKVASTRRESISDGRLNRSVQERSCSSAPAPAAEVPSNTRTKIVHSTDMSLSQKLKQMEKCARVDEDTISGLKELEIGKLKPLPSSSKNPVLTHRRTKLNKIRTPSCSSSEASDDDTKTRNKKKINKFVGDTPIRFRMHRRDSHDDSSDSQDQLYPPPGSNSSGATFISNSNSGVSGKKEEQGQCKEPNKTEETRKSHTQKSRKQNKDHVDKHSHAEKQQLVLVESTTTRRRRIRESQSLDRITEAQEFEMRHRSYINDASMQQHIEQRNSLFNLNTFSVAETKEEYDDESEINPDTDTTDQIMNTLNAAKATLQQKQYFIDTNYSKNYNNSSNNNNYNNNNNKKKSNETPKDIYNLNSIEEIDLILEDKSLTKAIHITGSKCFVTMKKIRRLGKYFPVMNFS, encoded by the exons ATGACCTTGGAAACGCAACCGGTTGGCGGAGGGTTGTGCGATGGCAAGATTGCTGGATTATATGATCTGGAGGAGACTCTAGGCTCGGGTCATTTTGCTGTTGTCAAGTTGGCCCGTCATGTGTTTACGGGTGCCAAAGTGGCAGTGAAAGTTgttgataaaacaaaactggATGAGGTCTCCAAAGCGCATTTGTTTCAGGAAGTTCG CTGTATGAAGCTGGTGCAACATCCAAATGTGGTTAGACTCTATGAGGTCATTGACACACAGACTAAATTATATCTGGTGCTGGAACTGGGCGATGGCGGCGATCTCTATGATTATATAATGAAACACGATGCCGGACTAAGTGAGGAGTTGGCCCGTAAGTATTTCCGGCAAATACTTCGTGCGATCACGTACTGTCATCAGCTGCACGTAGTGCACAG GGACTTGAAACCGGAGAATGTCGTATTCTTTGAAAAATTGGGTCTTGTCAAGCTTACGGACTTTGGATTTAGCAACAAATTCTCGCCCGGTCAAAAACTGGAGACATTTTGCGGTAGCCTTGCATATTCGGCCCCGGAAATTTTATTGGGTGACTCGTACGATGCGCCCGCCGTAG ATATTTGGTCGCTTGGCGTTATACTGTATATGCTGGTCTGTGGCCAGGCGCCTTTTGAGAAGGCCAATGACTCGGAGACGCTAACCATGATTATGGATTGCAAATACACAGTACCATCGCACGTGACACAGGAATGTCGCTGTTTAATTGCCACCATGCTGGTGCGGGATCCAAAGAAGCGTGCCACAGTCGAGGAAATCGCATCATCCTCATGGCTAAAGCAAATCGATGAGCCGGATTCGGTGGAGCACTCAGTACCTCTGGTGAGTCGTGAGCAGCTGAGTGAGGAGGATCATGCCTTTATAATACAGAAAATGATAAACGGAAACATTGCGTCCAAGGAAGAGATACTGCA AGCTCTggataaaaataagtacaatCACATAACGGCCACATATTTTTTGCTAGCAGAGATTCGTTTGCGCAGGCGACGCGAGGAGGAGCAGAAACTGAAGTTTAATGAGGCTGGCTTAAA AATGGGAGACTTAAATCGCCGGGTCCCAGCAGACAAACCGAGTCCAACAGAAAATCCCAAAGTAGTTGTGCCTATCAGCATTAATGTAACACCAGCGGCACAATTTGGAAATGACAATGCCAAGCCG gaTAAGCGTACCCGCAAATGCAGCATTGTgcgggaggaggaggaagaggagtcTGCCAATGAGAGCTGTGACGTAGGAAATGAACTAAAAGTGGCCTCAACCCGACGTGAGTCAATTTCCGATGGACGCCTAAATCGCTCCGTGCAAGAGCGCTCCTGCTCGTCAGCACCAGCGCCGGCTGCCGAGGTGCCAAGTAATACACGCACAAAGATTGTTCACTCCACGGACATGTCGCTCTCCCAGAAGCTCAAGCAAATGGAGAAGTGTGCCAGGGTGGATGAAGACACTATAAGCGGCTTGAAGGAACTCGAAATTGGCAAGCTGAAGCCGttgcccagcagcagcaagaatCCTGTACTGACGCACCGTCGTACAAAGCTAAATAAGATACGCACACCATCGTGCAGCAGCTCCGAGGCATCCGACGATGATACAAAGACACGAAACAAGAAGAAAATCAATAAGTTTGTTGGTGACACGCCCATTAGATTTCGTATGCATCGGCGAGACTCGCATGACGACTCCAGCGACTCGCAGGATCAATTGTATCCACCGCCAGGATCGAATAGCAGTGGAGCTACTTTTATTTCGAACAGTAATTCTGGTGTAAGCGGAAAAAAGGAAGAGCAGGGACAATGTAAAGAG ccaaATAAAACTGAGGAAACACGCAAATCTCACACACAAAAGAGCAGGAAACAGAATAAAGATCATGTTGATAAGCATTCCCATGCGGAAAAACAGCAATTGGTGTTAGTGGAAAGTACAACAACTCGTCGGAGGCGCATTCGTGAAAGTCAATCCCTGGATCGCATCACAGAGGCTCAAGAATTCGAGATGCGTCATCGTAGCTATATAAATGATGCGTCAATGCAACAACATATCGAGCAAAGAAATTCATTGTTCAACTTAAACACATTCTCCGTTGCCGAAACTAAAGAAGAATATGACGATGAGTCGGAAATTAATCCAGATACAGATACCACGGACCAAATTATGAACACATTGAATGCAGCCAAAGCAACGCTTCAGCAAaagcaatattttattgacaCCAACTATAGTAAGAACTATAACAatagtagcaacaacaacaactacaataataacaacaacaaaaagaaatccaACGAAACACcaaaagatatttataatCTAAATTCAATCGAAGAAATCGATTTGATTTTGGAAGATAAAAGCCTTACCAAAGCAATACATATTACCGGCTCTAAATGCTTTGTCACTATGAAGAAAATTCGAAGGCTCGGAAAATACTTTCCGGTAATGAACTTTTCTTAA